A DNA window from Blastocatellia bacterium contains the following coding sequences:
- a CDS encoding glycosyltransferase family 2 protein gives MRRGAKISVIIPALNEEQAIGHVVSAIPAWVDEVIVVDNGSTDKTAEVARAHGARLIGEPQRGYGAACLAGLAALNQPDIVVFLDGDFSDHPEEMHLLVDPIINDEAEVVIGSRVMGRAEPGALLPQARFGNWLACRLIRLRWGVAFTDLGPFRAIRYATLAGFDMQDRDYGWTVEMQIKAARDGVRIKEVPVSYRARIGRSKVSGTIKGVLGAGTKILFTIFRYGIRTPAHARQSDRKQRS, from the coding sequence ATGAGGCGCGGCGCGAAAATCTCGGTCATCATTCCTGCGCTCAACGAAGAGCAAGCCATTGGCCACGTGGTCTCAGCGATCCCTGCCTGGGTTGATGAAGTGATCGTCGTTGACAACGGTTCAACCGACAAAACAGCAGAGGTTGCTCGCGCTCATGGCGCGCGTCTCATCGGCGAGCCGCAACGTGGCTATGGCGCGGCCTGTTTGGCTGGGCTGGCCGCGCTCAACCAGCCCGATATTGTCGTTTTTCTTGACGGCGATTTCAGCGATCATCCTGAAGAGATGCACCTGCTCGTTGATCCGATTATCAACGATGAAGCGGAGGTGGTCATCGGGTCGCGGGTCATGGGTCGAGCTGAACCGGGAGCGCTTCTGCCGCAAGCACGCTTCGGCAACTGGCTCGCGTGCCGATTGATTCGACTGCGCTGGGGTGTTGCTTTCACGGATTTAGGCCCGTTCCGCGCGATTCGATATGCCACGCTCGCCGGCTTCGACATGCAGGATCGAGATTATGGTTGGACTGTTGAGATGCAGATCAAAGCGGCCCGCGACGGTGTCCGCATCAAGGAGGTGCCGGTCAGTTACCGCGCGCGAATCGGGCGATCCAAAGTTTCGGGAACCATCAAAGGCGTGCTCGGCGCAGGAACAAAAATCCTTTTCACCATCTTCCGCTATGGAATAAGAACTCCAGCTCACGCGCGACAATCCGATCGGAAGCAACGCTCGTAA
- a CDS encoding sodium-translocating pyrophosphatase, giving the protein MEITLVLGISVLALLFAGYLTSYVIKQDTGTDAMRVISEAIREGAEAFLHRQYKTIAQLSIVVAVLIFLLYGFVRSLNPNDPVSSPVELAVYVTVSFMLGALCSGIAGYIGMYVSIRANIRTASAARTSLNSALQIALRGGAVTGLFVVAMSLLGVGGLFAILQAIGIAPEKIPFMIVGYGFGASFVALFAQLGGGIYTKAADVGADLVGKVEAGIPEDDPRNPAVVADLVGDNVGDCAGRGADLFESTAAENIGAMILGVGLVKYSGFGIQAILYPLVVRAFGLIASIIGIMIVRTDEDKDPMAALNRGYYVASVLAIIGFVAGSYWLLRSPEYPDAWFYFSLCGIVGVLTSIAFVFITQYYTEYKYRPVKSIAEASQTGPATNIITGMAVAMECTAMPIIVISAAILASYYLGAQSGVEHAGLFGTAVATMGMLGTAAYILAMDTFGPITDNAGGIVEMSQQPEEIRKKTDRLDAVGNTTKALTKGYAIGSAALAAFLLFSAYLDEVQHYGVALKSIDIAKPEVFIGGLVGAMLVFYFSALAIRAVGKAAYYVINEVRRQFKEKPGILQGTEKPDYGRCVDIVTVGALKEMVMPGLVAVGGPLVVGLIFKPTGHAAEVVGALLMVGTIGGILLATLLNNGGGAWDNAKKYIETGMYGGKRSEAHKAAVVGDTVGDPFKDTAGPSLHVLIKLLSTITLVLAPLFV; this is encoded by the coding sequence ATGGAAATAACGCTTGTCTTAGGCATCAGTGTATTAGCCTTGTTGTTTGCCGGTTATCTGACTTCGTATGTCATCAAGCAGGATACAGGCACGGACGCCATGCGCGTGATCTCAGAAGCCATTCGCGAAGGCGCCGAGGCGTTTCTCCATCGGCAATACAAAACGATCGCTCAGTTGAGCATCGTTGTTGCTGTGCTGATTTTTCTGCTCTATGGATTTGTTCGCAGTCTGAATCCGAATGATCCGGTCAGTTCGCCCGTGGAATTGGCCGTGTATGTGACGGTCTCTTTCATGCTGGGCGCGCTGTGTTCAGGCATTGCCGGTTACATCGGGATGTACGTTTCGATTCGCGCCAATATTCGCACCGCGTCAGCGGCGCGCACGAGCTTGAATTCGGCCTTGCAGATCGCTTTGCGTGGCGGCGCGGTCACAGGGTTGTTTGTCGTGGCCATGAGTTTGTTAGGCGTCGGCGGCTTGTTTGCCATTCTCCAGGCGATCGGCATTGCACCGGAGAAGATTCCATTCATGATCGTCGGCTATGGGTTTGGCGCGTCATTTGTCGCACTGTTTGCGCAGCTTGGTGGGGGCATTTACACCAAGGCGGCTGACGTTGGCGCTGACTTGGTGGGGAAAGTCGAAGCGGGCATCCCTGAAGACGATCCGCGCAATCCGGCAGTCGTGGCTGATCTTGTTGGCGACAATGTCGGCGATTGCGCCGGTCGTGGCGCAGACTTGTTTGAGTCCACGGCAGCGGAAAATATCGGGGCGATGATTCTCGGCGTGGGACTGGTCAAGTATTCCGGTTTCGGCATCCAGGCGATTTTGTATCCGCTCGTCGTGCGCGCCTTCGGATTGATTGCTTCGATCATCGGCATCATGATCGTTCGCACCGATGAAGATAAAGACCCGATGGCTGCGCTCAATCGCGGTTACTATGTGGCCAGTGTGCTAGCTATCATCGGATTCGTTGCCGGCTCTTATTGGCTCTTGCGCAGTCCAGAGTATCCGGATGCGTGGTTCTACTTCTCGCTGTGCGGCATTGTCGGCGTCTTGACCAGCATCGCCTTTGTGTTCATCACGCAGTATTACACCGAGTACAAGTACCGTCCGGTGAAATCCATTGCTGAAGCTTCTCAGACCGGCCCTGCCACCAATATCATCACCGGCATGGCTGTAGCAATGGAGTGCACTGCGATGCCGATCATCGTGATCTCGGCCGCCATCCTCGCCTCATACTACTTGGGCGCGCAAAGCGGTGTGGAACACGCCGGCTTGTTTGGCACAGCCGTTGCCACGATGGGCATGCTCGGAACCGCCGCCTATATTTTGGCGATGGATACATTCGGTCCAATCACGGACAACGCTGGCGGTATTGTCGAGATGAGTCAGCAGCCGGAAGAGATTCGTAAAAAGACCGACCGGCTTGATGCCGTCGGCAATACAACCAAGGCGCTGACCAAAGGCTATGCGATTGGTTCAGCCGCATTGGCGGCGTTCTTGCTGTTTTCGGCCTATCTGGATGAGGTGCAGCATTACGGCGTGGCATTGAAATCCATTGACATTGCCAAACCGGAAGTCTTCATCGGTGGACTGGTCGGCGCGATGTTGGTCTTTTACTTCTCGGCGCTGGCCATCCGCGCGGTCGGCAAAGCGGCCTACTATGTGATCAATGAAGTGCGTCGTCAATTCAAAGAGAAGCCGGGCATTTTGCAGGGCACAGAGAAGCCTGATTACGGGCGCTGCGTGGACATCGTCACCGTCGGCGCGCTGAAGGAAATGGTGATGCCCGGATTGGTCGCTGTGGGCGGCCCGCTGGTGGTCGGCTTGATCTTCAAGCCGACAGGACATGCTGCCGAAGTGGTCGGCGCGTTGTTGATGGTGGGAACGATTGGCGGCATTTTATTGGCCACGCTGCTCAACAACGGTGGCGGCGCTTGGGACAACGCCAAGAAGTATATCGAAACCGGCATGTACGGCGGCAAACGGAGCGAAGCGCACAAAGCTGCTGTCGTCGGTGACACGGTCGGCGACCCATTCAAAGACACGGCTGGGCCGTCGCTGCACGTGTTGATTAAGCTGCTCAGTACGATCACGCTGGTGCTGGCGCCGCTGTTTGTGTGA
- a CDS encoding NAD(P)-binding domain-containing protein, translated as MINLIRRYVRWLHTQWPAGVVEKLPVINPDGSTNVPGVYIVGDLTGIPLLKFSSDTGAKAVRTILADEAFQRSRATKGVEARDSRTTDHADEAFEQARVDDQPDEILDLVIIGGGVSGMAAALEAKQANLRFEILEASEPFSTIVNFPRAKPIYTYPSDMVPTGQLQLTATVKESLLEELNAQTLGRGIRPRLARAERIVRSGNVLEVVLAGQERLKARRVIIAIGRSGNFRKLGVPGEDRDKVCNRLYDPKDYAGQHVLVVGGGDSALETAIATAQCGAIVTLSYRSKEFSRPKPENIEQLNRLIDDPMADVAVETPSSERVTTSCGGFMGEYRKPGRIRLMLGSQVKQIGQSDVTLVLSDGSEETIPNDAVFTMIGREAPLEFFRRSGIRIRGEMQTRQWLGFSLFMAFCVFLYNWKAGGSLTTLFKQRGWFPFNVPALLQELSDGLAARVADPSTLIGTLALNLGDPGFYYTFGYSLLTVIFGIARIRRRRTPYITAQTVTLIGIQVIPLFILPLIVLPYLGHNGFFDDGLGKRFADTFFPVTNGGHGREYWRAFGFVLAWPLFLWNVFTNQPMWGWLILSLVQTFVIIPLLIYFYGKGAYCGWICSCGALAETLGDTHRQKMPHGALWNRLNMVGQMTLAVAMVLLIARLVSWTCPDAAMGRSMNDFYTGLLGGWKAFGTQLNYKWIVDTYLAGVVGLGCYFWFSGRVWCRFACPLAALMHIYARWSRFRIIADKKKCISCNLCTAVCHQGIDIMNFANKGLPMEDPQCVRCSACVQTCPTGTLQFGQIRRRTGQVIAMDSLPASPVLMAEQGR; from the coding sequence ATGATAAATCTCATCAGGCGCTATGTTCGATGGCTTCACACGCAGTGGCCGGCTGGTGTTGTTGAAAAATTACCGGTCATCAATCCAGATGGTTCGACCAACGTGCCAGGTGTATACATCGTCGGTGATCTAACGGGAATCCCGCTGCTGAAATTTTCGTCGGACACAGGCGCCAAGGCTGTGCGAACAATCCTTGCGGATGAGGCTTTTCAGCGGTCACGCGCAACCAAAGGCGTCGAGGCGCGAGACTCCAGGACCACGGATCATGCAGATGAGGCTTTTGAGCAAGCGCGCGTTGACGATCAGCCTGATGAAATTCTCGATCTGGTCATCATCGGCGGCGGGGTCTCCGGGATGGCGGCAGCGTTGGAAGCCAAGCAAGCTAATTTGAGATTTGAAATCCTCGAAGCTTCTGAGCCGTTTTCCACGATTGTGAACTTCCCGCGGGCCAAGCCGATCTATACCTATCCGAGCGATATGGTTCCGACAGGGCAGTTGCAACTGACGGCAACAGTCAAAGAATCGCTCCTGGAAGAGCTCAACGCGCAAACACTCGGTCGGGGGATTAGGCCTCGGCTCGCGCGCGCCGAAAGGATTGTGCGCAGCGGCAACGTGCTTGAAGTCGTGCTGGCTGGTCAGGAGAGATTGAAGGCGCGGCGGGTCATCATCGCAATCGGGCGTTCGGGCAATTTCAGAAAGCTCGGTGTGCCCGGTGAAGACCGCGATAAAGTCTGCAACCGGTTGTACGATCCCAAAGACTACGCCGGCCAGCATGTGCTGGTGGTGGGTGGCGGTGACAGCGCGTTGGAAACTGCCATTGCGACTGCTCAGTGCGGCGCGATCGTCACACTCTCCTATCGCAGCAAGGAATTTTCTCGACCCAAGCCTGAGAACATTGAGCAATTGAATCGCTTGATTGACGATCCAATGGCTGACGTGGCCGTTGAAACGCCATCGTCGGAGCGGGTCACGACAAGTTGTGGCGGCTTCATGGGCGAGTATCGAAAGCCGGGGCGCATCCGGCTGATGCTGGGCAGTCAGGTGAAGCAGATTGGCCAGTCCGACGTGACCTTGGTGTTGTCCGATGGAAGCGAAGAAACCATCCCCAATGATGCGGTATTCACCATGATCGGGCGTGAAGCGCCGTTGGAATTTTTCCGTCGCAGTGGCATTCGCATCCGGGGCGAAATGCAGACCAGGCAATGGCTCGGTTTTTCGCTGTTCATGGCTTTCTGTGTTTTTCTCTATAACTGGAAAGCTGGCGGCTCGCTGACAACGCTGTTCAAGCAACGCGGCTGGTTTCCGTTCAATGTGCCTGCTCTTTTGCAAGAACTGAGTGACGGGCTCGCTGCGCGGGTGGCTGATCCCTCGACGTTGATCGGCACGCTTGCGTTGAATCTGGGAGACCCAGGATTCTACTACACCTTTGGCTACTCCCTTCTGACGGTGATATTCGGCATCGCTCGCATTCGACGCCGTCGAACACCTTACATCACCGCACAAACAGTGACGCTGATCGGTATTCAGGTCATTCCGTTGTTCATTTTGCCATTGATCGTCCTGCCATATCTTGGCCACAACGGTTTCTTCGATGATGGGCTGGGCAAGCGTTTCGCCGATACGTTCTTCCCGGTAACCAATGGTGGACATGGCCGCGAGTATTGGCGGGCCTTCGGCTTCGTGTTGGCGTGGCCGCTGTTTTTGTGGAATGTTTTTACCAATCAGCCGATGTGGGGATGGTTGATACTCAGCCTCGTGCAAACGTTCGTGATCATTCCGCTACTCATCTATTTTTACGGGAAAGGGGCGTATTGCGGCTGGATTTGCTCCTGTGGCGCGTTGGCCGAGACATTGGGAGATACGCACCGACAGAAAATGCCACACGGCGCACTCTGGAATCGCTTGAACATGGTGGGACAAATGACGCTGGCCGTCGCTATGGTGTTGTTGATTGCGCGGCTGGTCAGTTGGACCTGCCCTGATGCCGCTATGGGACGGAGCATGAACGATTTTTATACCGGCCTGCTCGGAGGCTGGAAGGCATTCGGCACTCAACTCAACTACAAGTGGATCGTGGATACCTATCTTGCCGGCGTTGTCGGCCTCGGCTGCTATTTTTGGTTCAGCGGGCGCGTCTGGTGTCGGTTTGCCTGTCCGTTAGCTGCGTTGATGCACATTTACGCGCGATGGAGCCGGTTTCGCATCATTGCCGACAAGAAAAAATGTATTTCCTGTAATCTGTGCACGGCTGTATGCCATCAGGGGATTGACATCATGAACTTCGCCAACAAGGGGCTGCCGATGGAAGACCCGCAGTGCGTGCGATGTAGCGCCTGCGTTCAAACCTGTCCGACCGGCACGTTGCAGTTTGGCCAAATTCGTCGTCGGACTGGCCAGGTGATCGCCATGGATTCGTTGCCAGCCTCGCCCGTGTTGATGGCTGAGCAGGGGAGGTGA
- a CDS encoding M48 family metallopeptidase, translating into MRATMKIRRTIGIVALSALIVADPLTALAGNPANTSKPLDEKENPLLIGKRDINKRQINFYSLEKELALGAKLAAEIEKELKLVDDPVVTEYINRIGQNIVLHSDAKVPFTIKVVSSDEINAFALPGGHFYINTGLILTADTESEIAGVMAHEIAHVTARHAVENFSKSQLLQYASIPLIFVGGGLGQLAQLGANLGLALSFFKFSRGAEKEADMLGAQYMWASGYDPNSLITFFEKLEAKKKKQPNAFSKLFLTHPTTPDRIKAVRALLGRFPERDEYVINSSEFSQVKQRLSRIVGSAKRLNAAEEQKRPTLKRLPSDSTPRSGQDSEEPDGPVLKRPEEPDAPVLKRPEEPDAHLLKRKDQ; encoded by the coding sequence ATGAGAGCAACCATGAAGATTCGCCGAACAATTGGCATCGTGGCATTGAGCGCACTGATCGTGGCTGATCCCCTTACCGCCCTTGCCGGCAATCCCGCCAATACCTCCAAGCCACTTGACGAAAAGGAAAATCCCCTACTGATCGGAAAACGCGACATCAATAAACGCCAGATCAATTTCTATTCGCTCGAAAAAGAACTGGCCCTCGGCGCAAAACTGGCAGCGGAGATCGAAAAAGAATTGAAGCTGGTGGATGACCCCGTGGTGACGGAATACATCAATCGCATCGGACAGAACATTGTGTTGCATTCGGACGCCAAAGTTCCGTTCACCATCAAGGTGGTCAGCAGCGATGAAATCAACGCATTTGCCCTTCCTGGGGGTCATTTTTATATCAACACTGGCCTGATTCTGACCGCCGATACAGAATCGGAAATTGCCGGGGTCATGGCTCACGAAATCGCTCACGTGACGGCGCGCCACGCGGTGGAAAATTTCAGTAAATCGCAGTTGCTTCAATACGCCAGCATCCCGTTGATCTTTGTGGGCGGCGGACTGGGCCAGCTTGCCCAGTTGGGCGCAAACCTTGGATTGGCGCTGAGCTTCTTCAAATTTAGCCGAGGCGCCGAGAAAGAGGCCGACATGCTCGGCGCACAGTACATGTGGGCCAGTGGCTATGATCCTAACAGCTTGATCACGTTCTTTGAGAAACTGGAGGCCAAGAAGAAAAAACAGCCCAACGCTTTTTCCAAACTCTTTCTCACGCACCCAACCACGCCAGATCGTATCAAGGCCGTGCGTGCGCTGCTTGGACGTTTTCCTGAACGCGATGAGTATGTCATCAACTCATCGGAATTTTCTCAGGTCAAGCAGCGGCTCAGCCGGATCGTAGGCTCGGCAAAGCGATTGAACGCAGCCGAGGAACAAAAGCGACCGACGTTGAAGCGTCTGCCTTCAGACTCAACGCCTCGGAGCGGACAAGATTCGGAAGAACCGGATGGGCCAGTGCTGAAACGGCCGGAAGAACCGGATGCGCCAGTGCTGAAACGGCCGGAAGAACCGGATGCCCATCTTCTGAAACGGAAGGATCAGTAG
- the arsS gene encoding arsenosugar biosynthesis radical SAM protein ArsS (Some members of this family are selenoproteins.), producing MNEFDQRVIEATGSPLFGLSLDVIQVNIGLKCDLTCVHCHVSSSPRRKEMMDWPTMELILKIAQETQCREVDITGGAPELNPHLRRFITALREQGRPVKLRTNLTVWFEPGLETMPEFFRDHQVHLVASLPCYLESNVTAQRGEGVYARSIEAIRRLNDLGYGIKSELPLDLVYNPVGPFLPGEQSALEADYRRELHKRFGLRFTRLLTITNMPIGRYMVELRRAGQAQAYQQLLYDSFNAATLHGLMCRHQINIDWDGRIYDCDFNLALRMPVDSHAPRHIRDFDPQALAARRIVTGAHCFGCTAGHGSSCGGALV from the coding sequence ATGAACGAATTTGATCAGAGAGTCATTGAAGCGACGGGGTCACCCTTATTCGGATTGAGCCTCGACGTGATTCAGGTCAACATTGGACTGAAGTGCGATTTGACCTGTGTGCATTGTCATGTTAGTTCGTCGCCGCGTCGAAAAGAGATGATGGACTGGCCAACCATGGAGCTGATCCTGAAGATTGCTCAAGAGACGCAGTGCCGCGAAGTTGACATCACGGGCGGCGCGCCCGAACTGAATCCTCATCTACGACGGTTCATCACGGCGCTTCGTGAGCAAGGCCGGCCGGTAAAACTGCGCACCAATCTGACAGTGTGGTTTGAACCGGGCTTGGAGACGATGCCCGAATTTTTCCGGGATCATCAGGTCCATCTGGTCGCTTCGTTGCCTTGTTATTTGGAGAGTAACGTCACGGCGCAACGCGGCGAAGGGGTCTATGCTCGGAGCATTGAAGCGATTCGACGACTGAATGATTTGGGCTACGGCATAAAATCTGAGTTGCCGCTCGACTTGGTCTACAATCCTGTCGGCCCGTTCCTGCCCGGCGAGCAGTCGGCGTTGGAGGCGGATTATCGGCGAGAATTACACAAACGGTTTGGGCTTCGTTTCACCCGATTGCTCACCATCACCAACATGCCGATCGGGCGTTACATGGTCGAACTGCGCCGCGCCGGTCAGGCTCAGGCATACCAACAACTGTTGTATGACTCGTTCAACGCAGCCACGCTCCATGGCTTGATGTGCCGCCACCAGATCAACATTGATTGGGACGGTCGCATCTACGATTGTGATTTCAATCTCGCGCTACGCATGCCAGTTGATTCTCATGCGCCGAGGCACATTCGAGATTTTGATCCACAAGCGCTGGCGGCGCGTCGAATCGTGACGGGCGCACATTGCTTTGGGTGCACGGCTGGACATGGCTCGTCGTGCGGCGGCGCGTTGGTGTGA
- a CDS encoding nuclear transport factor 2 family protein, whose translation MNAEWKKRRVVDLLAALVAGQRDIVKSYLSADCRIVFPGFSAVGYEGVDALFQMIESVFDGCPTKSYERWVVDDHAAVVSGALFGRFKDGRVMDGTRYTDHFYFDASGKITDWLVWNDLALLPPA comes from the coding sequence ATGAATGCCGAATGGAAGAAACGTCGCGTCGTGGATTTACTCGCTGCACTCGTTGCCGGTCAGCGCGACATCGTGAAATCCTACTTGAGCGCCGATTGCCGAATCGTGTTTCCCGGATTCAGCGCCGTTGGCTATGAAGGTGTAGATGCGCTTTTCCAGATGATTGAGAGCGTATTCGACGGCTGCCCAACAAAATCCTATGAGCGGTGGGTCGTGGACGACCATGCGGCAGTGGTCAGTGGCGCTTTGTTTGGCCGGTTCAAAGACGGCCGGGTGATGGACGGAACACGCTATACAGATCATTTCTACTTTGACGCCTCAGGCAAGATTACAGATTGGCTCGTGTGGAACGACCTGGCGTTGCTCCCGCCGGCGTGA
- a CDS encoding PQQ-dependent sugar dehydrogenase, translated as MQNEHSLRRSSVVFLLSLILLGSFVLTSDAITHSSGQSQYRLQEVARGISFPVLATHAGDGSGRLFIVSQRGQILILKDGVLLQRPFLDVRNLVSCCGERGLLGLAFHPSYEQNGYFFIYYTDLQGDIVVARYRVSSDPDVAEPREDRRLLRIPHRTYPNHNGGHIAFGPDGYLYIAVGDGGGAGDPFRAGQDINTYLGKILRVDVDGQAPYAIPPTNPFVDKPGLDEIWAYGLRNPWRFSFDRETGDLYIGDVGQNAVEEIDFEPAGSPGGLNYGWSVMEGSRCFRPSTNCNQAGLTLPIYEYAHLPRRCASVTGGYVYRGRQLPELVGTYIFGDYCLNTIWGLTRNAEGQWTRVTLLELLFEGGLSSFGEDEDGELYVIDIAQYVYRLVRAR; from the coding sequence ATGCAGAATGAACATTCTCTAAGGCGGTCGAGCGTTGTGTTCTTGCTTTCTTTGATCCTGTTGGGGTCCTTTGTGTTGACTTCCGACGCTATTACGCACTCATCTGGGCAGAGCCAGTACCGGCTTCAAGAGGTGGCTCGCGGCATTTCGTTTCCCGTTCTCGCTACGCATGCCGGTGATGGGAGTGGGCGGCTGTTCATTGTCAGTCAACGCGGGCAAATTCTTATTTTGAAAGACGGCGTTCTGTTGCAACGCCCGTTTCTGGATGTTCGCAATCTGGTCAGTTGTTGCGGCGAGCGTGGATTGTTGGGGTTGGCCTTTCATCCGAGCTATGAGCAGAACGGCTACTTTTTCATCTACTACACCGATTTGCAAGGCGACATCGTCGTTGCGCGGTATCGCGTGTCAAGTGATCCTGATGTTGCTGAACCGCGCGAAGATCGCCGGCTGCTGCGCATTCCGCATCGGACGTATCCGAACCACAATGGCGGGCATATTGCGTTTGGTCCCGATGGGTATTTGTACATTGCGGTCGGCGATGGCGGCGGCGCCGGTGATCCATTCCGCGCCGGCCAAGACATCAACACGTACCTTGGCAAAATCCTACGTGTGGATGTTGACGGCCAAGCGCCCTATGCTATCCCGCCCACCAATCCATTTGTTGATAAGCCGGGGTTGGACGAAATCTGGGCTTACGGGTTGCGCAATCCGTGGCGATTCAGTTTCGATCGTGAGACCGGCGATCTCTATATCGGCGACGTTGGACAAAACGCTGTGGAAGAGATTGATTTTGAGCCGGCCGGTAGCCCCGGCGGACTCAATTATGGATGGAGCGTGATGGAAGGGTCTCGTTGCTTCCGACCCAGCACCAACTGCAATCAGGCCGGCCTGACATTGCCGATTTATGAATATGCGCATCTGCCACGACGGTGCGCTTCGGTCACCGGCGGCTACGTCTATCGTGGCCGCCAATTGCCGGAGTTAGTCGGCACCTACATCTTCGGCGATTATTGTTTGAACACGATCTGGGGATTGACGCGAAATGCGGAAGGGCAATGGACGCGGGTGACGCTGCTTGAGCTGTTGTTTGAAGGCGGACTCAGCTCGTTCGGCGAGGATGAAGACGGCGAGCTATACGTCATAGACATTGCTCAGTATGTCTATCGGCTTGTGCGCGCCCGGTGA